The following coding sequences are from one Anguilla anguilla isolate fAngAng1 chromosome 12, fAngAng1.pri, whole genome shotgun sequence window:
- the LOC118208964 gene encoding G protein-activated inward rectifier potassium channel 3-like, protein MQARSPVEDPPAMMSTEVHNRAALQEAQSRRQQLRRNSVPPVRTLRAKHLLAYLPGPAQHSPHPYMEKAESKVVTKAAAPPCLWEAPAAHENGSSRETSPPQPRPPTPQQQEELCEVSAGACPGKSRRYRKRLSSRWRLSGAPRGECRPDGKAPSIFSFSRPLGARHGRPRGQRYVEALVGSGSRHLGPEGEQRQRYVTKDGKCRVNLGAIDGRARFLSDVFTTLVDLRCRWFLLVFTVCYVATWVAFAQIYFLDAWLRGDLAHAGDPAWAPCYQNVDGFLSALLLSVESQMTIGYGHRMVTAGCAEGAALLMAQSIVGSVIDVLMMGCMFVKISRPQKRAQTLVFSRRCVVSQRDGRLCLMFRVGDLRESHMVDAKIRARLVRSRLTEEGEFVPLEQSEINLGFDTGADRLFLVEPQTITHVIDRASPFWETSAETLKRDRLEVIVILEGIVEASGMTCQARTSYTEDEILWGHRFESCMTKEKGAFQVDYSTFDKTFPVKTWSHSAKEMQERRRSERSDLSSYWNIVSDAHPSETSEQLWTEERAGASADIHSRDSKACDVYARV, encoded by the exons ccCTGTAGAGGACCCCCCAGCCATGATGTCCACAGAGGTCCACAACCGTGCGGCCTTGCAGGAGGCCCAGAGCAGGAGGCAGCAGCTCCGCCGGAACTCAGTGCCCCCGGTCCGCACCCTCAGAGCCAAACACCTCCTGGCCTACCTGCCCGGACCTGCCCAACACTCACCCCACCCGTACATGGAGAAG GCTGAATCCAAAGTGGTTACCAAGGCAGCAGCACCACCCTGTTTGTGGGAAGCCCCTGCTGCCCATGAAAATGGTAGTTCCCGCGAAACCTCCCCTCCTCAGCCACGACCTCCGACCCCTCAGCAGCAGGAAGAGCTCTGTGAGGTCAGCGCCGGGGCGTGTCCGGGGAAGTCGCGGCGCTACCGCAAGCGGCTCAGCTCCCGGTGGCGCCTCTCTGGCGCCCCCCGTGGCGAGTGCAGACCAGACGGGAAGGCGCCGTCCATCTTCTCCTTTTCCAGGCCCCTCGGGGCCCGCCACGGCCGCCCGCGGGGGCAGCGGTACGTGGAGGCGCTCGTGGGCAGCGGGAGCCGCCACCTCGGCCCCGAGGGGGAGCAGCGGCAGCGCTACGTCACCAAGGACGGAAAGTGCCGGGTCAACCTGGGCGCCATCGACGGGCGCGCCCGCTTCCTGTCCGACGTCTTCACCACCCTGGTGGACCTGCGGTGCCGCTGGTTCCTGCTGGTCTTCACCGTCTGCTACGTCGCCACCTGGGTGGCCTTCGCCCAGATCTACTTCCTGGACGCCTGGCTGCGGGGCGACCTGGCGCACGCCGGGGACCCCGCCTGGGCGCCCTGCTACCAGAACGTGGACGGGTTCCTCTCCGCCCTCCTCCTGTCCGTCGAGAGCCAGATGACCATCGGCTACGGCCACAGGATGGTGACGGCCGGCTGCGCGGAGGGGGCGGCGCTGCTCATGGCCCAGTCCATCGTGGGCTCCGTCATCGACGTGCTCATGATGGGCTGCATGTTCGTCAAGATCTCGCGGCCGCAGAAGCGGGCGCAGACGCTGGTCTTCTCCCGCCGCTGCGTGGTGTCCCAGCGCGACGGGCGCCTCTGCCTCATGTTCCGCGTGGGCGACCTGCGGGAGAGCCACATGGTCGACGCCAAGATCCGCGCCCGGCTCGTCAGGTCCCGGCTCACCGAGGAGGGCGAGTTCGTCCCGCTGGAGCAGTCCGAGATCAACCTGGGCTTCGACACGGGCGCCGACCGCCTCTTCCTGGTGGAGCCCCAGACCATCACGCACGTCATCGACAGGGCCAGCCCCTTCTGGGAGACCAGCGCCGAGACTCTGAAGAGGGACAGGCTGGAGGTCATCGTCATCCTGGAGGGCATAGTGGAAGCATCAG GCATGACTTGTCAGGCCAGGACCTCGTACACAGAAGATGAGATTTTGTGGGGACATCGCTTTGAGTCCTGCATGACCAAGGAGAAGGGGGCTTTCCAGGTTGATTACAGCACCTTCGACAAGACTTTCCCTGTCAAGACCTGGTCCCACAGCGCTAAGGAGAtgcaggagaggagaaggagcgAGAGGTCAGATCTCAGCTCCTACTGGAACATTGTCTCTGACGCCCACCCATCCGAGACTAGCGAGCAGCTCTGGACTGAGGAAAGAGCTGGAGCTAGCGCAGATATCCACAGCAGGGACTCTAAGGCCTGTGACGTGTATGCCAGAGTATGA